In Toxotes jaculatrix isolate fToxJac2 chromosome 11, fToxJac2.pri, whole genome shotgun sequence, a single genomic region encodes these proteins:
- the LOC121189949 gene encoding myelin and lymphocyte protein-like: MAATTAQPMGSLPSGLGICTTAPDIFYLPELVFGGLVWILVASTHVEPPNPLGWVMFVSVFCFVMTFLWMIIFAAGGHKNGSGWAAADFAYHGLAAFFYLSAGVDLAYITFQKRSGTFKIYQIDIAAVVFAYLATLLYFIHTILSAIRWKNF; the protein is encoded by the exons ATGGCTGCAACTACTGCTCAGCCAATGGGGAGCCTGCCCAGCGGACTGGGGATATGCACCACGGCCCCGGATATATTTTACCTGCCTGAACTG gtgTTTGGTGGTTTGGTGTGGATCTTGGTGGCGTCGACCCACGTGGAGCCACCAAACCCTCTGGGCTGGGTGATGTTCGTCTCCGTGTTCTGCTTCGTCATGACCTTCCTCTGGATGATCATCTTCGCTGCCGGGGGTCATAAGAACGGCTCTGGCTGGGCTGCCGct gactTTGCCTACCACGGCCTGGCAGCCTTCTTCTACCTCAGTGCAGGTGTGGACTTGGCTTACATCACCTTTCAGAAGAGATCAGGCACATTTAAAATCTACCAGATCGACATCGCTGCTGTG gTGTTCGCCTACTTGGCCACACTCCTCTACTTCATCCACACCATCCTCTCCGCCATCCGATGGAAAAACTTCTGA